The genomic segment aaaatttcaattaaaaatgataagggaaaagcaaataacaattataaaaatagggATCGGAATTAATTTTTCacaattctaagggatgaaattaaaaaataaatattcaaaacaaaatatatatagtaatcaaaagtttaaggattaaatttgatataatcagcaaataatatgacatttctaaatttttcacaactttcaaaaaatattttccgcctaaaataaaaggaaaaaactttcctgaaaactaagataaatttttctttaactgaaaagtgttttctgtctaaaataaaaggaaaacacttttttgaaaactaagataaatttttctttgactgaaaaaagTAGTTAAATTTTTACGACTTGGTTTTAAAAAACCCTTCTATAGTTTTATCTGAATTTtactctttataatttttaaaattatatttttcatcttgtagtttatatatttaataacataatttatatctTCAAcaatgggttttatttttttatttaatctataattttaataaaaatatagaaaacccTAGATCTTGATTGTCTTGTCAACCACGTGTTTGTGCatcaattttgatgttttttaataattttgatagtataatgaaaaataagttaaaacatatttttcgtatttggttatgtcatgaaaaaaaagatggaaaataacttattaatattttatttttttcaagtttattaaaataataagaaacaaatcttacaaattaaaaagttgaatgagaatgaaattgaaaaaaatataatttcataaattatctcaaataaaataaataataatcaaaataatataaatcaaatctaaaaaataaaaaaattgaaagatgaaaaaattaaaataataataattaatatttcataaattatttcaaataaaataagtaacaatcaaaagaatgaggatcaaatttgataaataaaaaatttcaattaaaaatgataagaaaaaagcaaataacaattataaaaataaagatcagaattaatttttcacaattctaagggatgaaattaaaaaataaatattcaaaacaaaatatatatagtaatcaaaagtttaaggattaaatttgatataatcagcaaataatatgacatttttaaatttttcacaactttcaaaaaatattttccgcctaaaataaaaggaaaacactttcctgaaaactaagataaatttttctttaactgaaaagtgttttctgtctgaaataaaaggaaaacactttcctgaaaactaagataaatttttctttgactgaaaaaagTAGTTAAATTTTTACGACTTGGTTTTAAAAAACCCTTCTATAGTTTTATCTGAATTTtactctttataatttttaaaattatatttttcatcttgtagtttatatatttaataacataatttatatctTCAAcaatgggttttattttttatttaacctataattttaataaaaatatagaaacccCTAGATCTTGATTGTCTTGTCAACCACGTGTTTGTGCatcaattttgatgttttttaataatgttcTGCCCAAAGCTTAGCTACCATTCAGCATCCTAaccaaaattataaatcaaaccctcgaagttatttttttaatattttataaaaatatagaaagcgATTGTAAAGTTTAAATCAAACTACGGGAAGGTTCTTTCAATTATCTCCTTTGAAATTGAATCCCTGATTGACAAAAGTGTCTTGAACTTAGaatgtctctttcttcttatgtgatttataatattttaacagTATTAATTTTTGAACAATCACAAAGCTTTTTGGAATGGATGGAGATGTTTTTACTAATTTAGAGACAGAattctttcaattaatttctttttgtagtTCGTCAAATATTGGTTCTTATGATTTTTCTCTGTTGACAATGCTAATTAAAccaagaataatatttattcttaaatcATGCTTAAGGTCCTTCGTTGACAAGTAAAGTATATCATTTAACAGCTATATATATCAACCCtcgaatgaattaaaaaaataaataatggtgAAGCTAAGAAGCCatcaaaaccaataaattaGTATCCAAACCCTTTACGGCAGATTAACAACTCCAAATCTCTGAATTTCACATCAATGGCGGACGACTCTAAGCTTCATATTGCCATGTTTCCATGGCTGGCCTTTGGTCACATGATCCCGTACTTGGAGCTAGCCAAACTCATAGCTCAAAAAGGACACAAAATCACATTCATCTCCACTACCCGAAACATTGACCGCCTCCCAAAACTCCCTCCATGTTTATCCCCTCTGATAAATTTCGTTAAACTCCCACTGCCTCATGCAGCCCATCTCCTCGAAGGCGATGAAGCCACCACCGATGTCCCGTACGACAAGGTCCAATACCTTAAAGTAGCCTTTGATGGTCTTAAAGAGCCCATGACCaggtttcttgcaacttctcaTGATATTGATTATCTTCTTTATGATTTTGCACCTTACTGGCTTCCAGAGATAGCCACTGGTCTTGGCATTCCAAATGCATTCTTTAGTATATTTTTGGGAGCCGCACTGTGTTTTCTCAAACCAGCATCTTTGATCGAGGATCGCACAGAACCTGAACATTTTACTGTCCCTCCAAAGTCGATTCCATTTCCTACCACGGTTAGGTTCAAACTATTCGAGATCTTGAGGATCTTTGAATCCATAACAGGTGATGCATCCGACGTTTCAGATAGTTACCGCCTGCAAGAGGTGCTCAGATGCTGCCAGATGGTGGCTATAAGGAGCTGCATGGAGTTTGAACCTGAATGGTTGCACTTATTTCAAGAGCTTATAGGGAAACCAGTTATACCAGTCGGTCTACTTGCCCCTACCGAGGATGATGCCGTCCGAGATGAAGGTAGTGGCATGTGGAAGTCAATGAAAGATTGGCTAGACAAGCAAGAAAAAGGATCGGTAGTTTATGTAGCTTTTGGAAGTGAAGCAAAACCAAGTCAAGTTGAGCTTACCGAGATAGCTCTAGGGCTAGAGTTGTCTGGGCTGCCATTCTTTTGGGTGCTGAGGACTCGTCGAGGCTTAACTGACAATGAAGTGATTAAGCTACCAGAAGGGTTTGAGGATCGAACCAGAGGGCGAGGTTTGGTGTTCACTAGCTGGGTTCCTCAGCTCAAGATCTTGGCTCATGACTCTGTTGGTGGGTTCTTGACTCACTCTGGTTGGAGTTCTCTGGTGGAAGCACTTCAACATGAGAGAGCTCTCATACTCTTGTCATTCTTGGCTGAACAAGGGTTGAACTCAAGGGTTTTCgaagagaagaaaataggcTATCCAATACCACGAGATGAGTCTGATGGATCGTTCACGAGAGACTCAGTAGCTGAGTCGTTGAGATTGGTAATGGTGAAGGAAGAGGGAAAGATTTACAGAGAGAAGGCTAAGGAGATGAAAGGCTTGTTTGGAAACAAGGATATCCAAGACCAATACTTGGTCAACTTCTTACGTTACATCATGAGCCATAGACGATGTCTCGTGGCCAGAGACAGCTCCAGCGTGATCAAGTAATTAATCATTTGGGATTAATGGTAAAGCTTCATCaatgtattttataataatttgaacCTTTCTTTATTACACGTGTTCAAAACTACTTCTAGACTGCGGAAATTCGAAActttttgaattgattgagtTAAAatcaaacatggtttttttaaaaataaataaataaattgttagaCAACCtcaattcttatttaatttaatttaaaatcaaacatgaaTTAAACACTTATTTTCAATCCCATAATACATTTTGTACGTGTTATttcctaatatatttttttttatcatgttatatcatatttgttaaatttaaattattcaaatcgattaatttaattatttattattatatactttaagttattaaatttaaaattaataatgatattcgattaagaaaatgaaaattaaatgacCCAAATCTAATACAtatctgctatttttttttctctttattcttaaaagtttttatagCCACTAATCAAAATCAACCATTGGGGTAGACTTTGGTGTTAAGGTACATTGAACCATGCCTcgtgtgatttttttcttgatggtcagaaaaacaagaaatcgTGTCAAAATTGAATTAAGAGACGAATGTTCTTAATTCAATTTTGACACgattaatcaattaaaagaaaaaaaaaagaatgaagaagacGATGTGTCGTGAGCAAAAAGCCCCAGCATAATCAAGTAATTAATCAATTggtattaattaattgtaaagcttcattaatgatatttttatactaattaatttcaactttctttattaattatatgtattgAAAACTACTTTTATCCAACTCTTTGAATTGAGAGTGACCCGTTGTTTCATGATTTGTCAAAGCACGACGCATGAGGCGTGCctaattatttagttaattagTATATTAATTATCTAGAACCCTTTCTTAATTCTTGAACTGTGATtatcggtttttataaaaaaataaaaaagtaaccaaaaaacaaattattttttaaaaaaattgaaaccgaaccgaaacctgTTCAAACCAACTGGTTTcagttcgattcggttttttagaacaaaaaccggtttaagccgttttggctcggttttttccagcttgactctgtttttttctagtttttttttgtttggattcggttttgtttaaattttaatcggtttttttcacagttcgattttttcagttatttttttttaattttcttagttttttgggttttttactCACCTCTACTTTCgagtagttttaaaatttctatatgCCTTTTTTGATCGTatttaataaatcttaattattgaAATCAATCATagcactaacaaaaaaaaaatccgaaaattcaattgataaataaaacaaattaagcatTTTATTCCAACTTTTGAAGTGCTTTCGGGTGGATATTATAAATGGATTCaccatgtcattttttttattttattttttattattatttatattttaatcatattattaaattaattgaattaattaaatttagtcGAGTCaataaatcttgaatttttttttatttctttaaaaacactaGAATCATCTAAATATTTGTTCAGATAAACAACTATTTGGCTTGACATACTATACAGGCCATCAATTTAACATTCACTATTGACTGTTGGAGGCATTTTGGAGATATTAAGATTGCTGTTGtagttgtgattttaaaaaaattatttttagttgaggttgatttgaaaaaatatatgtttggttaaaattatggttgaaattgaggttaaacaaaaagtaatttaatgtgtttggttaaaaaaatacttttcaaattgaggttataaaataattaaaaaatatatatattaatattaatgatttttaatttaaatataatagatttaactactgttattatattatgaaataaacaatattgatatcaaatattttattattatttcattaaactatgtAACTATGCGCAACGTCATCacatacaaaatttaataataaaaaatttagtttcgagatatatatatatatatatatatatatatatatatatatataaactggtttaaagttatttttcattattgttaatgaagaaaaatttgacaaaaaaatgttttgtaacATTTATAAAAACTTGGTTGAACGGAATAGGattgtggttaaaaaaaatgataaaatgagTCTAATTTCGGGCattcttctttatatatatattaatcacaAAATTACAATTTGCAATTCTATATCTTTTTTGACGGTGGATGAGctgtttgaattaatttgctGGGAGAGAAGTAATTAATTATCCAATGGCCTTTTGTTTTAggagtttaaaattttaaaaattatgttgatgGATGATAAAAGTTGAGGTTGTTATTGGTTAGCAGCAGGTATTGTCAACTTTTTGCTAACTAGGCTACTATGGTGATGAGTCCCATCAATTTCAATCCACATTTTAAATATAACTAAACAGATATATATTGCGGTTTGGTTGCACCTCAATTCCTGCTGTATTACCAAACGGCTTCTAGTAGCtatctctttcaatttttaaagTTGTGAAATCAATTACGTgagatataacaaaaaaaaaattaaaatcaattcaagtcaaATATTGATATTCCAAATAGATTGCTAGATTGTTTTTAAACAGCATTATAGgattagaaaaaaagataaatatgtatttggttatagataaaacaataatataaaaataaatatgtttctaaaataattttacatgaaTTTATATCCAGAAACggtaattaaatgttaaagaatGTACTCTTGCTCCCTCTTTTAATTTCAgatatatatcatatttattgaaggaaaaagccaaaattataaatataaaatatagctTTAGTTTGGAAGGAAATTTTTAATCCTTCTCGAGTAATAATCAATATTTGAAACAAACTCATTTCTAtcatttcaacatttttttttttttttgaaaaggaatCTTAAGCTCAGCCCTCTTATTTTTAAGTCTGGCCCAATTGAGGTTCCCTTCGTAAGACGGCTACCTCAAAAGGCTTACTTCTAGTTTCCTCCACTTATTTTGTTTCCGATAAACCTTCATCATCATCGTCGTCGTCGCCGCCCGCTGCTGGCTGCTTCTACATTTTCATCACCATCATCTGCTGATGGCTCCTCATGAGCTCATGAAATCCAAGTGGACTTCCCTTACAATCTACTCTTTCAGTTTCACAGAAGATCCAGGTTAGATTTTAAGGCAAACAAATTGACAGAGCAGATTGTAAGGGAAGCCCACATGGATTTCAACCCAATTTTGTTTGCTCCTCATCGCGAGCGCGAATGGCTTTGTGGGTAAGCTTCTGCCTCTACCTTATCGTATCAGAATCCGGTATTTTAGAGAAATGATGGTAAGATTCTCTCCTTTATTGAGAATTTTCGCAGCTATCAAGCGTTTTTCATGGTTattattgcatggattttactCGGTCAATGGTGTTAAGGATCCGGGCGTTCACCCAAAGCTCTTGTCTTCATAAATGCTAGACTTGTTGGTTTAAATTGGTGGAGAGGAGATTATGGGAGCTTTTAAGCAATATCCACTTGTATTGGTATGCTTTGAGAAGACCATAATTGTCAATCCCAAGTTTCTTATGTATTCAACTGCTAAAAGGCTTTGCCCTAAGTATGATGTTTTGGCTTCCAAGAAGCTGATTGAGGAGGCCAGGAGAATTGGGTGGTTGCTAACAATCAGCAAGAAGAAATTGTTGGTGAATTATGTGAATAAATACGCAGCGAAAGTACCGGGTTTATTGCAGATATATATGGGGCGCTAGTAAAGCAAAAAAGATAGACACTTGATGGCCAAGATGCAAGTTTTACTTCTGCAATGCACAGCTTGTCGTGGTCTGATTTCCTCTACAATAGGTTCTTTGTATGTTCATTCCAATTTATGCTTCTAAATTTCTGCATGCTCTGATCCTCAAATTTTTTCTACGTGAGAGAAAAATGCGTATATTTGTAGATTTCAATGACTGTTGCATATCTAATGTCAGAAGAACTAAGGTCTCAAGCCACCATGCAAAGTTCATGATGGATACTTTGTTATAAATTACTATGACTATCTTTATTTCACTTtgcagttaattttttttaaattatagcatgttaaattttatattggtaaaattaaaatctatttatttataaggCTGacgaaatatttcaaataatgaCTAAATAGcttctaaaatctaaaaataacaaaaaaaagagttaaatttACAAGAACACTGGGTTGGGTCAATAAAAAATGAGAGGACAAGAAGAAAAGACGTAAGGATCAAAGGGCAAAAGAACACACTATATTTAGAGAAAACACTAGCCAAAAGATCCCAAGGATTGCAAGCTGCATGCCACAGCTCCTGCAGCTGGAGTCGTCTCTCCATCCTCCCCAGGATATTTCACCggaaaacaaataattcataACAATCCATGAGGACTGAACATCAAGCTAGCTATTCATTGGTTATAGCTGgacaaataaattaatcaagagCGGCAATGAGCTCAGATATCCTTCACTGTACAGAATCCAACAGAGCAATTTTTACTCCCCAAAACATGTTTGGAAGTCTGGAATTTATAGATTGaaccaaaaaaatccaattgTTTAGGGCTATTATACTTTGTGATTCCCATTTTCAATTTTAAGCAACAAATTTGCTAATTTTTTGTTAGATCgagaaaacaaaacttatattctaaaaatttaacaataacaaaaagcacaaccaataaattttgaaatcttgATTCAAGAAAAGAATTGAAGCATACCTTTTATTGTTGAGTTCCAAACtagaaattaatttcaaaaccgAGAAGAGAATGTGACAGAGAAGAAGAActattgtttgattttgtataaaatgatggatttgtgtttgatttttttctttttggatctGTGTTTGATGGAAAATATAGTAGAGAGAGcatgagagagaagagaagatgagATCGAGAGAGAAAATGAGCAGTATAGTAATGATTAGATTCTAATCGCATTATATTcgtttcattaaattttaaaatctacttTACATCAAAGTgtagtttttgaaaaactagttgCAAAGcgaaataaaaaccaaataagaGGATGGcgatgataattttttcttcttataacgTTTTGGATGCGATGATGATTTCTTATAACATTGATTATCATGGCTATGCTTCCATTCCTAGCAGTCGATGCTCAACTAGATTATAAAGCAGCTCTAGCTTCAACGTTGAGAGAAAGGAGTGCAATTTCGATAGAGGAAGGATTCCAGAGGTTTGTGCCAAGGCTTTGCTTCGATCAAAATTCTCACATCCAGGGACTCTTGCATGTCCTTTCTTGTTTGTATCACCAATTTCACATCCAAAATTGATCACCTCGCATGATTTAGTTTCCGCCTTGCATCTTGTAGCATGGCCATGTACCTCGTCTGCATTGTATCGATTTTGTCATAACCAGTTGAAATCCCATGGCTGAACTGCCATTGCTCACAGTGGGATTCTATGAAACCATACTCTCATCTAACCACACAAAGCAAGTTTCAGAGAATCAATTGGCAGGTCAGTTTTTAGTCATCAATATGTTCCTCAGAGTTCAAGATTTGTGTTAATTTCGACTGTTCCTCTTGCGCATCTGCGACCAGCAGGAGAGCCCGAAGTTATTTCCCGGACTAGTCAGAGGAATGAGCCTTTCTGTTGAATCTTCAAAAATGAAAAGACAAGGGATTCAGCTGACTTGTCATGTAACCAATACAAATAGAGAATGTGTCTCTCATAAAAACTTGCCTTGATTGCCAGCTCCGTTATGATATCATGCATCTGGTTGGCTTCATCTTTCTTTTGCGGCATAGAGGGATCCGTCTGTGTCAGTACAGAACTTGATCCTCTTCTCTGATTTGTTGTCCGTGTCTCCGAATCTATTTCAGACAATAGCTTCTTGTGTAGAGCATCATATATTAAATAAGCCTCATAACCATGTGCAAGGGCTTTACTCTCGTCACCACCTTCCAGGCAGATCAATAGTTTCACATATCTAGATTCTGATGCAAGGATGTGATCAATTAGAACGCAGGCGGGACATTTGAGATAGATGGAAACGGTAACACACAAGGTAATTGTCAATGAGATTATACACCAAACCGGCAATGGATACAAATCCGCTCCTCGCTTACTGTATTCTCCAAGCCAAGTATCGAAAATGGACGATGCTTCGAAATAGTAACGCTGAGGATTTGACTCCCCTTCAAAATGTAGAGCAGGAAGTGTGATTTAATCAATATATTCTTTTAGCATATTGATTAAATCAGAAAAGAAGATAATGCGAAAGCAAAAGCAAACCTCTTCTGAATGCAACCTCCCCCAGGGCACACAGTACGTTTCCTTTCAGTAAGTAGTTGTCTATTCGATATTCCATAAGCGACCATGCAAGATTTTGTTCTCCCTTTGCAACCTCTAGAATTCTTACGTAATTCTCCTCCATTACCCCTATGATCATGAACAAGAACATAAACCTAAGGAGTTAGTTTTTCCAGACAAATTTGACATAACCAGATGAGTTATGCTGATTCTTTTAATGGAAAAATCTACCTAACTGAACTTCAATAGCCACAAAATGTAAACTGATGAGACATCATGCACTTTCTAACAAATTCTATTATAGTTTTGGAACATGCAAGGACTCTTCATCCTTTTCTGTcaaattacattaaattaatacttcagaattcattaattttatacacAGAGGGCTTTTTCTGCATCCGCCTCTCTAATGAAAATCTGATAGAAACTTAAAAATTTGTGGGTGCTATAACCAGAGAGAGCAGTACTAAAACATGATGTCCAGAGTCTATAATAAGGATCATGAACTTGGATCAATTTAAGAACCCGAAAAACGGATTTCTAAAGCAAGCAAGCGCACTTATGCGTGTGTGTTTTAATACATTGATCATGAGAAGGTAagaattaaatgatatttacaAGGGCAAGTACTAACCTCTATATGTCCCGAAAGCTTTACTAGGAAATGGTAGTACTGAACCTTCATAGTAATCAACTTCCTTTGGTACAAAAGCCATTGGATCATTTACCGGAACTGGAACTTGACACAGCAAGGAAAGGCCATGGCTCTAGCTGGTAATGGCGCATTCTAAAGAAGATTCACCATGAATTTGAATGCTGAATAAAGAAGggttaaatataaaagaactcATAAAGGAAGGCATAAAGAAACCTAAAGAGTAACGAGAagcacaaagaaaagaaaacttacCTGGCATCACGAGCATCCCTGAAGCAACTAGCAGCATCAGCATAGTTGCCTTGAGTGAAGAATAGTGATCCTAGCTCCACGCGACGGGTGAGATCTCAATCAGAATAACCTCTTACATTGTTATTTCCATCCATGCTTGAAGCACAGAATATGAAATAAAGAAACTAGTACAAATTTTCTTGAAAGAGCAacgaagagagaaagaaagcagATATCTCAGTATGATGGATGGGCAAGGAAGGTTAGTCGTTATAGAGAGGGTTCTGGGCGGGAAGAATCTTTGGCTGTTAGTAACGGTTAGGCAGGCAGGAACACTAGCTTGATAATCCTTAATAGCTGGCCAGCGGCGTTATCAAGAAATGTAAATTTACTGTTTATttgagaattatataaattatacattAAAATTTCACCTTATTAGattgaattaattctttaataattagatcaattagaattattatttttttatcaatatgaagttcttttttttttaaaaaaatattggattcGTTGTTATATTGCTACTATATCTGTCTAGCTTAATCATAACTATCAGTAGTGCTAAGCAGAATCAACTGACACAGAACAAACATTTGGATGCgatgatgattttaatataatgttgaaTTATCGTAACCATGCTCCATTTCCAGCAGTCGATGCTCAGCTAGATTATAAAGCATGCAGCTCTAGCTTCAACGTTGAGAGAAAGGAGTGCAATTTCGATATATAGAAGAAGGATTGCAGAGGTTTGTTTCAAGGCTTTGCTT from the Populus nigra chromosome 1, ddPopNigr1.1, whole genome shotgun sequence genome contains:
- the LOC133701606 gene encoding UDP-glycosyltransferase 91A1-like: MADDSKLHIAMFPWLAFGHMIPYLELAKLIAQKGHKITFISTTRNIDRLPKLPPCLSPLINFVKLPLPHAAHLLEGDEATTDVPYDKVQYLKVAFDGLKEPMTRFLATSHDIDYLLYDFAPYWLPEIATGLGIPNAFFSIFLGAALCFLKPASLIEDRTEPEHFTVPPKSIPFPTTVRFKLFEILRIFESITGDASDVSDSYRLQEVLRCCQMVAIRSCMEFEPEWLHLFQELIGKPVIPVGLLAPTEDDAVRDEGSGMWKSMKDWLDKQEKGSVVYVAFGSEAKPSQVELTEIALGLELSGLPFFWVLRTRRGLTDNEVIKLPEGFEDRTRGRGLVFTSWVPQLKILAHDSVGGFLTHSGWSSLVEALQHERALILLSFLAEQGLNSRVFEEKKIGYPIPRDESDGSFTRDSVAESLRLVMVKEEGKIYREKAKEMKGLFGNKDIQDQYLVNFLRYIMSHRRCLVARDSSSVIK